The Lathyrus oleraceus cultivar Zhongwan6 chromosome 5, CAAS_Psat_ZW6_1.0, whole genome shotgun sequence genome includes the window AGCAATTTAGTGAAGGCCAGAGAGAATGGTGTGTTTAAAGTTACACACCCCTACAGCTGTCTTTGGCTAGAAAGTGTACGTTAGTAAGGACTTCATGGGAATTAATAGTTGTAACATTTGTTAGTAAGGAAGCAACAGCTGTTAGAAGAGATGGAGTTAGTTACAGATCGAAATGATAAATATAAGTCGGTTAGTATTGGGGATTATTAGAAAAAGTATTAGGGGGCAAGTCACAGTGTGGGGGAGAAAAAGTCTCTTGAATGCCTTAGATAGTTTGTTCACATTTTGTACACCGGTTTAGTTCTTTACCGTTGGCTGGAGCTCAACCCTTCTTTGTGCATAATACAAGTAATTCATCTTAGCAAATTACCAGTCCTATAACATATGGCCTTCAAGGTTGAAAGTGATCAAGCGATATGGTTCACATCACCAATTTTCCAAACCAGTCAGTATAGGACCTTACTCCGTTCGAAAACTAGTTTGACTCCCTACCATCTCTTTCCTGTCTAAACTCTGGGTAGGGCCAGATGTGCTCTTGGTTGGCCCCAACGAGGTCTGACCTTGAATTGGACTAGGAGAAACTAGATAAGTTGTTCCAACAGCTCTTTGCTCAGCAAAAAACCTCCTCACCTAAGTACACTGAAATACAATACATGAGCTTGAAAATGGGACTTGACACAAGTCCTAGGAAAACTTTGGGGGCCCTCTCATTAAGAGATCTTTGATTGTGGAGTCTGTGATTGGAAGCTGAAACTGGACATGCGGACAGCCAATGCAATAATCTGCTTGAGGAAGACATAGAAAACATCTCCTGTTTCGGAATTGCAGTTCATTTGCCTATAGGCTTGAGCTTGGCCAGTTAAAATATTAACCATAGTAGGCTGATTTGCAATGTCTATCTCCTTGCTCATGAACCTAAAAAGTGATACCAATTTAGGGCAAGCCCATCGGGAATCAGATCCACTTAGCAGGATGCTAATTCTGCCCGTCATTATTGAAGGCAGCCATCTCACCTAATACTCAAGCACAACCTCTACTTCTTGTGTTGACAACCCCTACCTCCTATGTTGATAGCTTACTAGAATTCATCAATGCGAGTAAGATGTGTGTCTTACGTACCCATGGCAGCTTTACTAATGACAGACTGTTGGGCACTATAAGCCGGCTAATGGCATGTGGCTATGGTGGGGGTGGCGGTGGCAGTGCAGCTACACGACATATAACCCGGATCTCTATGGCTGCCAATGCTTGAACAGAAGCTTATAAGAACTTTTCCATAAATGAAGAATCATAAACTTATTTTTATCAAGAAACTGTTATCAACCAGAAGATAATCCAAATGGGATAGGTTATGTCCACCATAGTATTAAGTTTGTTCAGCATTTTCTCCAAAGGCTTTGTCTAATACTCCTGAAAGCGTTTTTCTCTCGTCCCAGTAACTCATCCCAACAGATTACTGCCATCGGGACTGGGAAATTCAATCCTCTCTGTCTGAGAACAGAATTCTCAGTTGATACACTCCCTATTGAATCTTTCAAAATTTTCCTCATATTGCTGCAACAAGGCCATCTCTGGTGATTTAGTGTCTCCACCCTTTTCGCCTCGCAATCACGCATGTAAGTTTTCATCCACTGATCCAACGTATGCCTGATTCCTCACATTCCCTCAATAAACTTTTCAATTTTAGGGGGTGGCACCTCCTGCCCCTTTTGCATTAATCAAGTCCTTGCATCTTTATCAACCGATATAACATTTTCTTAAACATGAAAATGCTAGACTCCCACAAAGGCATGAACGAGGTTATCATCACTGCCTGTTGGTCACCTCTTCGCAGAATAACCTCAAATTCTCCATTTCTTCCCCACAAGAGATCCACTAGAACCCAGGGAAAAGAAATACAGTAGTGATAGAAACAAATGTAACTTACAAATTTATTGAATGATAAGAAATCTCCTCCAAAGGTTTCCCCTTTTACAACCTAGCCACTGGTATGTTTTTTTCTAAAGCAACAAATCTATACATCTCCTTACCACATTAGGAATGAAGAAAGATTATTACAGAAGTGTTAATAATGTACTATTGCCCAAGAGGAATGAAGTGAACAATATGGTTCAATTCAATGTGTAGACTTATTCTAAGTAATTTGGATTAATGATTTAATAGAGTAATCCTAACAAACTGTGTGCAAACAAAATCATTTGTAGTATGAACAATTAGAAAAAAAGAAACAACTGTGTTTTCATTACTTGATCGTGAACATATTCACAGTTTAAACCATGGTTCAAGGCTTGTAATAAACTCTTGATGCATCCCATGCATCAAGCTAATTTTCAACACATGCCTTCAAATGTATATTGCTGGCAACAACTGAAACACTCAATCCCCAAGACTATAACAACGGGATACACAGATTATTTTAACTAGATTCATTCATCCCCAACTTTAAGTCCCAAAGAAACACCTCACATGAAACTGTATGTTTTGTTTATCTATCAAACAATCCAAAATTAACAAAATAAGACCACTTGTCATATATGATATATCCAAGATGGTAAAACAGAATATTGCAGGGTAAAATTAAAGGAATAAAATAAATATGATAGATAACACGGGTGATATTCCGTTTTGCAAAAGAAGTCTTAAAGAGAAGAAAATTTATGAGACCCTACGCTATTTGAAATTGGAAAGGGAGAAATAAGACAATTTCAGGAGCAAGAAATATACAGTAAAGAAGGCAGCATAAAGAACATTCTTAAAGATGTTTCTCAAATTAAAGGCGAGCTTAAAAGTAAATTAAGATATATGAAACAAGTATGTGTTGATTGTATCAAGTATAAAAGAGATGAGTGACTTATCAAATATTGGTTTACAGTAGCTGCTTCTAGCAAGTAAACCTAGGCTACTGCACCCGGCAATGCCCTCTAAAAAATTTGAATGTGACACTTATTCTCTATGTAGCACTGACGTTTCTAAACAAAGGTGTGTCTGACACCGACACATGTGATTACGTacaatttattcattttttttcaaaatacTATTGGTGTCGACATGTTAGGGTCGGTGCCGTGTTTAAAAAACAAGGGCTTCTTGTTAGGCGGAGTCTGTCAGTGTTATTACTAGCTGATTGGGAGAAAGAAGCTGCATAGTGGTTGAAACGAGTCAATTATACACACAAAAAGGCATGCTGCATAAAAATTTAAAAAGGAATTGAGGCATAAAATAGCTTAGCTTGCATATTGAAAGGTTTATATATTATGGTGAACATAAGAGTAATGCTCACTGATTCTTCAGTTTATTCTATTTTATAAATAGGTCATGTTTAGCACACATGTAGACTCTTctgttttattatttttaaaaatccTTAAATTCTTGTTATTACAACAATAACTGCTAGCAGAAACTGGAATAATGAAATCTATGTTGTTAAGCCCAGATAGTGTTGCATAGCACCGAGCTCTTAAAATGCTATAGCAGTATAGCCGCTATTGCAAGGACTAATAATCTGTGTGCAAAGTAAACATAAATATTCAAAACAGAAAATACACACAATTAAAGAGATCTTCTTACTTAATAATTAAAGAGTGTAAACCACGAAGCAATAAAACTTAAACaaagaagaaaaataataatagaaCTGAACCAAAAGTAGGAAGGAAGAACATAACGATTGTTTGTGTGCAACATAATAGATTGAAGAACACAATTTTACTCTTTAAAGGGTCATTTATACCCTTACAAAATACAAGGGTTTTGAAGAAAGGCTTTGAGGAATTCCCCCCGAAATCCTAAAAGCGGTTGCAATTTGGGGCCGCAACAGTGGCTGCTACACCCACTATTGCTGATGGAGGCTTGCGGGCAAAAAAACGCCATGTTAAATCCTACTACTGCTACATTGTTCCACTATAATGCGCTAGGAAGTGTCATTATTTTCATAGCGTATACATCAAAATCTGTTATGCTATAGCGCTGCTATTTGACAACACTAAAAAAAAGCCCCTAACCCTAGATAATACAATAACATCATATTTATGAGGCCAAACAGAAGGCACCGCAATAATTCAACTAAGAAATGATTATCATAGCCAGATCAGTTATGATCCTCTTTCAATTACTAATAGGTACTGTAATCGACGTGATTAAGATGAATATTGTGGCAGGATGTTGGGAAAAAAAAGATAAGAGATTTTGGGCGTACCTGTTGAGTAAGGGATTGATGCGCAAGTTTGTAATCCCTATGGAGGATGTAGAGACCTCCAAACGACGCCGTTGCAGCGCCGGTGAAGAACGAGGCTAATCTCACTCTCAGCACGTACCCCATTTTGGTATATTTCTACTCAATTTCTCTCTCGATTGCAGGAAAATGGCTTAACGAAATGGGAACGAATAACCCTTTCTTCTCACGGTGCTGCGGAAACGACGCTGTCTCAAAACCACAATGCCTGTCGCGCGTGCCTGAAGTGACGTCGTTTTTGTGTACTATTTTCATTAtatttttttctctctttttataattaaaaaaattaaaacagGTGGATGGTAAAAATAGAAGGTTATGTAAGGTTGTATTCGGATTGGATTAAATCTAATTTGATTAAATTTAATATTTGATTAAATTTATAATATTTGGTTTAAATTGAGTGTTCACGTTTTTTATAGATTGAATTTGAACTAAATCAATTTATTTATTATTGGGTTATCTTGGATTGGATTTGTGGATTATCTactaaatataatttttaaatttttaataaaatattaatttaattaacatatttattttacaaaaatataaaaaatcacaaaattttagtatttaatttgaataaaatttattatttaatactTAAAAACTATTTTACGATTAAGATCAAGTCAGAAAAATATACAGATGgtataaaatataatttaaaagATAAGATATATCTCTTTAAAAAATTTAATCTCTCAAATTTGATTTGGCCTTAAGCTTTTACaattaataaaaattataattatattttaaaaaaatatatgcATTTTGAGAATTATGCTATGTAATTtataaataaaatgaaataaaaatagTGTGACATATTAATAGGATGTAATCGTTTCGGTTTGGATCGTTTTTTAGTCGAAAAAGGGTCTGAACCGATGATATCTTCATCGGTTTGATTTGGTTCGATTTTTAACATTTTTCAAAAATGGATCCGAACCAAACTAATTGGTTTGGTTCGGTTTGATTTGGTTCGGTTGATCTTACAATGTTTTTTTCAAATATTATATTAATCAATTTATTCTCCAATTTGGTGTTTTTTTTGGCGTATTTTATGctattattttttaatataatatatttcATGTAATTTATTTCATGCTCTATTTTTCAAACAAATTACTAATTTCTCTTAATACATATGAAATAGTGACATGATTTTCATTGCATCATGAAATAAGTTGTCTATCATAAAAGTTGATACTTGAAATTAGAAGGTTAAGAATGAATTTGAAAGCTTAAGAAATTGAACAGAACAAAATAAACATCAATTAACATATTTCACACCTCAAACATGTATTAAAACTATTTTGTAGCAAGACTAGAAGGAATTTTGTTGAAGAAGAAacaaaaaagataaaaaaaaaatgaaaattaactAAAGTAACTTAAACACAAAGAAGAAGACCATAACATATTAGAACGAAGGTAGAGAGAAACACTTGTGGTGAACAGTGAGAGCAGCAATTCAATGAAAGCAAGTTTGACTTATAGTGTCTACTTTTTTATGTTTTGAGTTTGGTTCTAGAGGTGTGTTTTGCTTAAAGAAATGAAGTGTAAATAAAAATGGAGAATTGTTGGACTGATACAAAATTTGAGCTTAATGATGGGTGAAATAAAATATTTAGAGAGTAATTATATCAATTGGTTCAGTTCATCGATTTGGCGGTTCCTAAAAGCTAAAACCGATAATTGAACCAAACCTAATTGGTTTTCATTGGTTCAGTTTGGTTTTAGAACTAAATAAAAAATAATCGATTTTATTtcgatttggtttggtttggattgtcgatttaattgatttttttatgATCCACCTACACCCTTACATATCAATGACTTGGGTTCGCGAATTCTTGAATTTAAAACTTCAAACTTGTTACCCAAACCAAATATCAATAGGTTTGAATAAGTTGGTTCGGATTAGACACATACATGATTGAGTTGGGTAAAAATAAGGATTGGATTGAGTTTAGTGAGTGGATTCGCGAGTTCGTCATATCCATAAACACCCATAAGTGTTGGGGTGCGCGCTCTAACCGAATAATATTcaatttattcatttttaataATATTAGTTACAACAGGATCATAAGGTGGTATGTTTGgacaaaataattaaaaatttgttttaaattttaaattttaaattttaaattaattcaAATACTTTTAATTGAACTTTTTTATTTGAACGTAGTATTATAATTGTTCGTTATTAAATTCTTTTTGgttgtttttgaaaattttggtcaaatttaaaatttaaaaattaaatatcaaattgcaattttaaacaatttaaatggGTCCATTTATAAAACTTGAGAATTATATGGGACTAAGTTGTAATATTTTGAAAAGTTTAGAGGTCAATtagaatttttaaaaaaatataggGACTAAGTTATAAAATTTACAAGATTAATGATAATCAAtttaaaattcaaattaaataaaatgggagaaatttcaaattatttatttttaagtgTTATTTGAAAATCTTTAAATTTAATTTAGATTAAATGTTTCATATATTAATCATTTTAGAAATTCTCCATTTTTATCGAAACAATATATTGGAACTAGAGCATTTTAAATTTTCTCaaaaaaaatttataattaaaattttTCCTCCAAACAGCCCTTAAATATTGTGTTTGGATCTAGTAATTGAAATTTTTTAAGAAATTTAAATTTTTTGACAATTCAAATGTTTTAACTAAAATTCATTcttttttaatatttttttatagaTAGAGTATTAAAATTATACATTAAAAAAAGTTTAGgttatttttataaattttaaaagttttgaataaaatgcaaattttgaaaattctaaaccaattttaaaaattttaaaattttaaaaggaCCAATTACAAAATTATTAAAAACTAATTTgtaatttttaaaataaatttataatcagttataattaaaaataaattaattaaaagtaagataaatatttttttttgtcaATTATCTTTATCTCGGGGTCCAACTTGGTCCCTTAactattaaaaaaattgatttgatCTCTTTTCTCTTCAAACAACGCCATATAAGTCTTTTACGTCAAATTCTCTCAAACAATGTATATTTTTGTACTTGTTGCAATTGAGTTGACATTCATTCATCATCTTCTTTGTTTTGTCTTTGAAATTTCTGAAAAGGACTGTAGAATAGAACGAACTCTATATTTAATTAGGGTAAAATCCTTCATTGGTGGCCATCGCCTTTGTTTGAAATCGCGAGTTCTATAAACCATGAGTTCTAGGCGTTGTTCGTCAATTGTGAAACATGAGAGTTTTGAAAGTTTTGATTCTAAGGTATACACAAGTTCCAATCTGCGATGAAAACCTAGTTGTCATTGTGGGAACTTAGTTGCTCTTCCCAGGGAGACAAGAATTAGCAATTTTGGAAAACAAGGATCTATTGAAGGTAAGATTTCTCATTATCATGACAAATTTTGGTATAACATTGTTCTTTGGTGTCTTAATTTACACAAGGATCTATTGAAGTTGGGTGTGACTTTTTTTATTGGTTCTATGAGGAAGTGGGATATGAGAATTACCAATTTATAATGAAGCAAAAATGTTGGTtgaaaaagttaacaaaagaaatATATGCAGCAAAAATTGAGATTGAAAATCTAAGGGTGACAAATGAGCAACAAAAGGCAGATTTGTTGGAACTTCAAATGCAAATGAAGAATATTATGAATTGGAAGAATTTTTTGAAGATAATatttttttcttgttttcattGTATTAGTTTTAAGTTTACTTTAATTTTGTATTAGTAGGAAGTTATGTACCAAGGTCATTGGCAAGTTATGTATTAGTAGCAATTCATGTATCAAGACCGTGAGGAAATTATGCATTAGTGACAACTTATGTAGCATGACCATTATGTATCAATTTGTTTAAATTGAATGGTATCGATATTAGTTTTGTTAAGACTAGTTTTAACATACATGGGACAAGTTTTAACAATTTTATCTGTACTAGTTTAGTTATATTAACTATGTGCATATAAGCTTTGATCTGGTTTGATTAGTTTTGTTCATACCAGTTATATTACAGATATTACTTAAACCAACTTAAACTAACTATGAATAAACTGCACAACTTAACATAACTTAAACCAACTTTGCATAAACTACATAATTTAACATAACTTAGACCAACTTTGAATAAACTGTATAGTTAAACATTTGTCATAAACAGACATTACACCAACTTTGTTAGAATATATAAACATGTATTTTGCAGATTCTAACAGACATTATGTCAATATTCAAATAGGCATACAAAAAGAACTATGTAGGTTCTAACAAGCATCGTGCCAACATTTAGATACAAAATATAAATGGACTCCTTGTTCAAAATACAACATAAAACATTCATCAGACAATTCTTAAATATGCTAAGTGGTCTTCTTGTTTGGAGTGTTCCTCTTTGTTAGAGTATTTCTCCTTGTATTTGGATCAACCACATTTTTTGTTGCACTTAATCTAGTTGTAGGACCTAGGGTTACACATGATGTTGATTCCCTTATAACACTAAATGTCTTTGCCCTTTGTTGATAGCTTGAGATGGTTAAGAAACTCGACTTCCCTAAGTTGTGGGAGTAGCTTGTGTTTGTTGACATGCTTGACTGCCAAGACTTGGTTGAGTTTGTTTATTTGCTTGACTTGGTTGACTTTGTTGATTAGCTTGACTTGGCCAAGCAGTTGGTGTCATCTTAGAAGTATATTTTTTTGTGACCTTGCTACTTGTACCTACTGCACTTAACAATTAAGCATACTCTTCTCATTTTACAACCAGAACTATCAATCTCATATTGCTCAAGATTCCTCCTTTTCTTTGGTATTCTAGGAATTTTTCTATACTTTGGTGGTTGGACATTTGGATATTATGTCCTGACCCACATATTTGATCCATTTACAAGATATATCACAAGATTATATATATATACCTTGCTTTCATGTAATATTAAGGGATGTAGCCATCAACCTTAAGATTCATACTTTTCACTGCTAGTAAGTTGATTTTGCAGTCTTCCATATGATTTGTTTCGACGGCTTGCTAGGACATTTCTTCCTAAAGTTGTTATATAGGTGCATCACACAGAATCTTTGCTCAACATTAGGTATTAGCTCATCCATTGTAGGTAATAGAGCCTACAACACAACAAAAAATACAACAATAATGAGTATAACATAATACAATTATAACATAACAAAAATATGGAAATTTTCAATACAACATATGTTTTGTTGATCTGAAATGAATTGTAAGAAAGACATGCATTCCTACCTCCAAGATCATCAATGACTTTTCATGTCGACCAAAGGCCTCGGGACCCATTACTCCACGTCGGCTAAAGGCCTCGAACTCAATACTTCATGTCAACCAAAGGACTAATAGTGCAAGGCCCACTTATTCTACCTGTTCCTTCAAGCCCAATGTATATATACCTTCATAAAGGGTTTTCAGGTACACAAtctttaatcttcacttccatTACGGTTATGTCAAACCCTAAACTGACTTGGGCGTTTGAGTGCTAACCATGAAGGTACCCCTATTAGATCCACTATATATCATATTATCAACATCGATTCAAGATCGACGTTGATCAATAATGTCGATTCAAGATTTATATTCTCGATCCAAGGAGCACCGTGATTGCAACCTTCGACCCACAGTGTCGTATCGCAAATTTGCCGAAGAAGCTTTGTTCCATCGTAGCTTCCATGATTTTTTCATTAATTTTTGGTGGCGTCGTCTGTGGGAAATAACTTCAAATTTGTGCGATTTCTATGATTCTACGTTCTATTCTAAGATCTGAAGTCCGAAAGCATCTCAGATGAAGAAATCGAAGTCTCAAGAAGCCAAAATCTCATATCCCATACACCTTGATCTGACTCTGATCAATTGTTCATATCGATCTTGAGCCACCATAAAGAGACGTCGGAGGGCGTCAACAGTTATATGGAGTTCCAAACAGCTAGGCGCAAGTCAGACCTattccttttctctttttgatgttgtcaaagggggagaagagtacaagcagccaaaatattcacaacaattaacagttggttttgcagatagccttagattaTAAAAGAAAGGGGGAATGTGCATAAtgtgtgtaaatattgcatgttg containing:
- the LOC127081453 gene encoding uncharacterized protein LOC127081453, yielding MGYVLRVRLASFFTGAATASFGGLYILHRDYKLAHQSLTQQTNGLYESLNSRISSLEKLKQTETSQQAEATE